The Rhodospirillales bacterium genome contains the following window.
CTCGCTGAATACCTTGTCCGGCACACCGAGAACCGCGACGAGACCGGTGTCGGGGTGTTCCTCGATCGCGATCTCGACCTCGCGCGGATAGATATTGAAGCCGCCGGAGATGAACATCTCCTTGGTCCGTCCGACGATCTCCAAGTTGCCGTCGGCCCAGACCTCGACCACGTCGCCGGTGCGAAACCAACCGTCGGCGGTGTAGGCCTTGCGGGTCGCGTCGTCATCGCGGAAGTAACCCGCCAGCAGCCAGTCGCCGCGCGCCTGAATTTCACCCTGTTCGCCGGGCGCTGCCACGTTGCCCTCGGCATCGGCAACGCGGATGTCGAACCCGGCATGCGGCTTGCCGATGGTACGCGAGAGCACTTCGAAATCTGCATCGGCCGCGGTGAAGGTGATATAGAGGCCGAGCTCGGTCATGCCGAAGCTGGTGCGCAGGGCGCAGGGCAGGTCGTTCAGTGTCGCCACCACGTCGGCGGCCATCGGCGCACCTCCCCAAGTCATGAACTTGAGGTTCGAGAGGTCGCGTCGGGTGAGATCGGGATGGTTCGCCATCATGTGGAACTGGACCGGCGAGCCCAGAAGGTGATCGATCTGTTCCTCTTCGAGCAGGCGCAGCAGGCCGCCGGGGTCGAAGCGGTCCTGAAACACCAGCGTGCCGCCGGCATAGATGCCGAACACGCCGGTCATGCCGACGCCCGCGATGTGGTTGGTTGGCATCATGTGAAGGATGCGGGGCCGGTCCATCGGCCAGTGCTCGAGCTCCACCGCGCTACCGGTCAGCAGGGCGCGATGCTTCACCATGGCCGCCTTGGGCTGCCCGGTGGTTCCCGAGGTGAAGATCAGCACGGCGGTATCATCGATGGTAACCGATGCGCGCGCCGCTTCGAGCCGGTTGTCGGTGACGTCGTCACCGGCTCTCAGAAAGGCGTCCGCCATGGTGCCGCCCTCGAGTGGCGCATCAATCGTCACCAGCGTGCGGATCGACGGGACCTCGGCCATGAGGGCCAGCAATTCCTTCTCGCAGTCGCGGCCGTGGATGTAGCGGAAGGCTACCAGAACGATGGGCTCGGCAAGCTCCGTGACATGGCGGAACTCAGGCAGCTGGTAACGCGGATGATAGCCGGTCCAGATCGCGCCGATCTCGGTCGTCGCCAGCATCACGGTCAGCCACTCGACCGAGGGCGGGCAGAGCATGGCGACGCGGTCACCCTTGCCGACGCCTGCAGCGAGCAGCGCCTTGGCCCAGCGCGCCATGGCGTCGTCGAGCTGGCCGTAGGTCAGGCGCATCTGGTCGTGGACCGCGGCTTCGCGCTCTGGCTCCCGCGCGGCATGGTGGCTGACGCACTGGCCTATCCGGACGGCATCCACGGGAAGCGGGATCACGCCGCCTCCGCGTTGAGCACGGCCCATGTCGCACGCGCCCAGTCCTCCAGAATCAGGGCCTGGTCCCAGCGGTCGGTACCCGTGATGCCGTAGGGCGGCGAACCCAATTCGCAGAGGAAGTTCAGGATTGCGCCGTCAGGCTTGCGTTCATGCCACTGGTGTATGGCCTGCTCCCACCAGATGTTGAACAGCGCCACCCATTCGGCGTGCTGGGGC
Protein-coding sequences here:
- a CDS encoding acyl--CoA ligase; amino-acid sequence: MIPLPVDAVRIGQCVSHHAAREPEREAAVHDQMRLTYGQLDDAMARWAKALLAAGVGKGDRVAMLCPPSVEWLTVMLATTEIGAIWTGYHPRYQLPEFRHVTELAEPIVLVAFRYIHGRDCEKELLALMAEVPSIRTLVTIDAPLEGGTMADAFLRAGDDVTDNRLEAARASVTIDDTAVLIFTSGTTGQPKAAMVKHRALLTGSAVELEHWPMDRPRILHMMPTNHIAGVGMTGVFGIYAGGTLVFQDRFDPGGLLRLLEEEQIDHLLGSPVQFHMMANHPDLTRRDLSNLKFMTWGGAPMAADVVATLNDLPCALRTSFGMTELGLYITFTAADADFEVLSRTIGKPHAGFDIRVADAEGNVAAPGEQGEIQARGDWLLAGYFRDDDATRKAYTADGWFRTGDVVEVWADGNLEIVGRTKEMFISGGFNIYPREVEIAIEEHPDTGLVAVLGVPDKVFSEVGYAFVEARSGTALNEAGLDAWCRERLANYKVPKTFDIRAELPRLPIGKIDKQTLKRELETRGNREST